A window from Cryptomeria japonica chromosome 1, Sugi_1.0, whole genome shotgun sequence encodes these proteins:
- the LOC131041980 gene encoding probable inositol transporter 2, protein MEGGAGAASAAEFSTCWSLITQNPYILQLAISAGVGGLLFGYDTGVISGAALYIRDDFEAVGKSTFLQETIVSVTIAAAIIGSAVGGFVNDRFGRKIAIIIADIVFAVGAVVMAVAPNPWVLIIGRVLVGLGVGTASVSVPLYISESSPAKIRGALVSTNGLMITGGQFLSYLINLAFTRVPGTWRWMLGVAGVPAVIQLVLVFFLPESPRWLYRNNRVEESVAILERLYPKEEVPNQIAAMREAIELEEQDENKSTFQKFVYLLTSPELRPALVAGVGLSVLQQLVGINTVMYYSPTIVQLAGFASNTVALLLSLITSGLNALGSVLGMYLIDRTGRRLLAIISLSGVIVSLALLAPVFHYAALQSPEVSMVQNYGNQSGLVCPAYAHSNNVLPWHCTKCINVGCGFCEGQKSLQGHKMLGTCLVKNKTSEHMCDNLHHSQSSWFTLGCPNKLGWLAILGLALYICFFAPGMGIVPWAVNSEIYPLTYRGIGGGFAATCLWIANLIVSETFLSLTKAIGPDMSFLLFMFIALFTLAYVIVYVPETKGMSLEKLEKMLHDMHMEKKHGSKWSSFTYIMKGKYLHLNEKNDEKKAHGDSHA, encoded by the exons ATGGAGGGAGGGGCTGGCGCAGCTAGTGCGGCGGAATTTTCAACATGCTGGTCGTTAATTACGCAGAATCCTTATATTCTGCAGCTGGCAATCTCTGCTGGTGTTGGGGGGCTTCTCTTCGGATACGACACAG GAGTCATATCTGGTGCTGCTCTCTACATTCGAGATGATTTTGAAGCTGTAGGCAAGAGCACATTCTTGCAG GAGACTATAGTGAGTGTGACAATTGCAGCAGCTATTATCGGATCGGCAGTAGGAGGGTTTGTCAATGATAGATTTGGGCGAAAGATAGCAATAATTATTGCAGATATTGTGTTTGCAGTAGGAGCAGTTGTAATGGCCGTAGCACCCAATCCCTGGGTTTTGATAATTGGGCGAGTACTTGTGGGTCTAGGGGTTGGAACAGCCTCTGTCAGTGTTCCTTTATATATTTCAGAGTCCTCTCCTGCCAAGATCAGAGGAGCTTTGGTTAGCACCAATGGCCTTATGATCACGGGAGGCCAGTTTCTGTCCTATCTCATCAATTTAGCTTTCACAAGG GTTCCAGGAACATGGCGTTGGATGCTTGGGGTTGCAGGAGTACCTGCTGTGATTCAGCTGGTTTTAGTCTTTTTTTTGCCCGAATCCCCTCGCTGGCTATATAGAAAT AACAGAGTTGAGGAGTCTGTGGCGATCCTTGAAAGGCTTTATCCGAAAGAAGAGGTGCCAAACCAGATTGCAGCGATGAGAGAAGCCATTGAATTAGAGGAACAAGATGAAAACAAATCTACATTTCAAAAATTTGTGTATTTGTTAACATCTCCAGAACTTAGGCCAGCTTTGGTTGCAGGAGTTGGACTTTCG GTTCTGCAACAACTTGTGGGTATCAACACTGTTATGTATTACAGCCCAACAATAGTCCAACTAGCTGGATTTGCTTCCAATACAGTGGCTCTGTTATTATCACTTATTACATCTGGATTGAATGCACTGGGTTCTGTATTGGGAATGTACCTGATTGACAGAACAGGAAGGAGGTTGCTTGCCATTATCAGTTTGTCCGGTGTTATTGTGTCACTCGCACTGCTCGCTCCAGTATTCCACTATGCAGCGCTTCAATCTCCTGAAGTGAGCATGGTACAGAACTACGGAAACCAGAGTGGCTTGGTTTGTCCAGCGTATGCCCATTCAAATAATGTTCTACCATGGCATTGTACTAAATGTATTAACGTGGGCTGTGGATTTTGTGAAGGACAAAAGTCATTACAG GGTCACAAAATGCTTGGAACTTGTCTTGTGAAGAACAAGACTTCAGAACATATGTGTGATAACCTTCACCATTCCCAGAGTTCATGGTTCACTCTTGGCTGTCCCAACAAGCTTGGGTGGCTTGCCATATTGGGATTGGCATTATATATTTGCTTCTTTGCACCAGGCATGGGGATTGTTCCTTGGGCAGTCAATTCAGAGATATATCCTCTGACTTACAGGGGAATTGGAGGAGGGTTTGCAGCCACCTGTCTATGGATTGCAAACCTGATTGTTTCAGAAACCTTCTTGTCACTTACCAAAGCCATTGGTCCTGATATGTCATTCttgctatttatgtttattgctCTTTTCACCCTGGCATATGTCATTGTTTATGTACCTGAAACCAAGGGCATGTCATTGGAAAAGCTTGAGAAAATGTTACATGATATGCATATGGAAAAGAAGCATGGAAGTAAATGGAGTTCCTTCACATACATAATGAAGGGGAAGTATCTTCATTtgaatgaaaagaatgatgaaaagaaAGCCCATGGAGATTCTCACGCTTGA